In Aridibaculum aurantiacum, the following proteins share a genomic window:
- a CDS encoding DMT family transporter: MKQALVKLHAAVFLWGFTGVLGRLISLNEGLLVWYRILITVVSLYVLMRVKGELETVPRRQRMQLFGIGGLIALHWCFFYGSIKYANVSIALTCLSSAGLFTALLEPVMTRKKFVPIEILLGLIGIAGIYLIFHFDPHYSTGIILGLICTLLSCIFSILNKNQVSFTAPKTMMLYELSGGILLLSLAMPFYLWAFPTKQLLPTSSDWMWLFLLSWLCTILAMDLSLQALQKVSAFTQNLTINLEPVYGIILAFVVYKENKYLSDGFYLGFALILGAVVLQMMRVVRSRKKGTSIS, translated from the coding sequence ATGAAACAGGCGTTGGTAAAGCTGCATGCAGCGGTGTTCTTATGGGGTTTTACAGGAGTGTTGGGAAGATTAATATCCCTTAATGAAGGTTTGCTGGTATGGTACCGCATTCTCATAACGGTAGTTTCATTGTATGTTTTGATGCGGGTAAAGGGAGAACTGGAAACGGTGCCACGCAGGCAGCGGATGCAGTTATTTGGTATTGGTGGCCTGATAGCATTGCACTGGTGCTTCTTCTATGGCAGTATCAAATATGCTAACGTTTCCATAGCACTAACCTGTCTATCCTCAGCAGGTTTATTTACCGCTTTATTGGAACCGGTAATGACACGGAAGAAATTTGTTCCAATTGAAATATTGCTTGGGCTGATAGGTATAGCAGGTATTTACCTCATCTTTCATTTCGATCCACACTATAGCACCGGCATCATATTAGGCTTGATCTGTACTTTGCTCAGTTGCATTTTCTCCATCTTAAACAAGAACCAGGTTTCGTTTACAGCACCCAAAACCATGATGCTATACGAGCTGAGTGGGGGAATTCTTTTACTGTCACTGGCTATGCCTTTTTACCTGTGGGCATTTCCTACTAAGCAGTTATTGCCTACCAGCAGCGATTGGATGTGGTTGTTCCTGTTGAGCTGGCTGTGCACCATTTTAGCAATGGATTTATCGTTGCAGGCTTTGCAAAAGGTTTCTGCATTTACACAAAACCTCACCATCAACCTTGAGCCTGTATATGGTATCATCCTGGCTTTTGTTGTGTATAAAGAAAACAAGTACCTGAGTGATGGGTTTTACCTTGGCTTTGCGCTTATACTTGGTGCCGTGGTACTACAGATGATGCGGGTGGTAAGAAGCCGCAAAAAAGGAACATCCATTAGCTAG
- a CDS encoding endonuclease/exonuclease/phosphatase family protein has product MPSLTIATFNCENLFRRYKFSDKLPPGEVNQAVENGFIINSSRFTTVPQPERKLTAKVIRDTKADIIALQEVENLDTLKNFCAENNLSSLYPYKLLVDGNDPRLIDVAVLSKLPFERIMTHQYLRNSKKNWLFSRDCLELDFMVEGKPFILYKNHLKSMFDMSNPANGRAISASRRIEQVDGILKIVQDRLKRRVSTAAFAIVGDFNDYPSEDSSLEKLFKTKWLYNVVENLPAEERWTHFWDTTKVQEADRYSQLDYVWLSKRLVKANPGVLPVINRKGLSKKAQHPLIKSRYPEIINSNETIAASDHCSVSVTISF; this is encoded by the coding sequence ATGCCATCACTAACCATTGCCACCTTTAACTGTGAGAACCTTTTCAGGCGTTATAAGTTTAGTGATAAGTTACCACCAGGCGAAGTGAACCAGGCAGTGGAGAATGGTTTTATCATCAACAGCTCCAGGTTTACTACAGTACCTCAGCCGGAAAGAAAGCTAACCGCTAAAGTGATCAGAGATACAAAAGCAGATATAATAGCACTGCAGGAAGTGGAGAATTTGGATACGCTGAAGAACTTTTGCGCTGAGAATAATCTTTCATCGCTATACCCATACAAGTTGCTGGTGGATGGCAATGATCCGCGCCTGATTGATGTGGCAGTGTTAAGCAAGTTGCCATTTGAAAGGATCATGACGCACCAATACCTGCGCAACAGCAAAAAGAACTGGCTCTTTTCGCGTGACTGCCTGGAACTTGATTTCATGGTGGAAGGCAAGCCATTTATTCTTTATAAAAACCACCTGAAGAGCATGTTTGATATGAGCAATCCTGCAAACGGACGAGCGATCTCAGCGAGCCGCCGGATAGAACAGGTAGATGGAATTTTAAAGATCGTGCAGGATAGGCTGAAGCGAAGGGTGTCAACCGCTGCATTTGCCATTGTTGGAGATTTCAATGATTATCCATCTGAGGATAGCTCCCTTGAAAAACTATTCAAGACAAAGTGGCTTTACAATGTAGTGGAGAACCTGCCGGCAGAAGAGCGGTGGACTCATTTTTGGGACACTACTAAAGTACAAGAGGCAGACAGGTATAGCCAGCTGGATTATGTATGGTTGTCGAAGCGGCTTGTAAAAGCTAATCCCGGCGTACTACCTGTTATTAATAGAAAAGGGTTATCAAAAAAAGCCCAACATCCACTAATAAAATCGCGCTACCCGGAGATCATCAATTCTAATGAAACTATTGCTGCAAGTGATCACTGCAGTGTAAGTGTTACAATTTCTTTTTGA
- a CDS encoding porin: MKKLLIALLFFTTASSAQNDTTNQEAKEPPKQKKWYENVQIRGYMQTRYNRLLETNPQLKCEQCDRSIGEGGGFFMRRMRVIFFGQVHERVYFYVQPDFASSASTNSLQFGQIRDAYVDVGLNRKNELRVRIGQSKVPFGFENMQSSQNRLPLDRNDALNSALSNERDLGVFFYWAPEDKRRMFSSLVNEGYKGEGDYGVIAFGAFNGQTANRPEQNNSLHVVGRVAYPFKIGDQTLEPALQAYTGRYVVPADQLSPGVKVVKGNEYRDERVAATLVMYPKPFGFMAEYNVGRGPEFNKDTDSIELRNLYGGYITLNYMIKANKQIIFPFFRAQHYSGGKKHELDARSYDVNEYEIGVEWQPWKNFEFVAEYVFSERRFEDFRRQENLQKGRLLRLQAQLNF; the protein is encoded by the coding sequence ATGAAGAAACTACTGATCGCATTATTATTTTTTACAACTGCATCATCCGCACAAAACGATACTACAAATCAAGAGGCTAAAGAACCGCCAAAGCAAAAGAAGTGGTATGAGAATGTACAGATCCGTGGTTACATGCAAACTCGCTATAACAGGCTGCTTGAAACCAATCCGCAACTGAAATGTGAGCAGTGCGACCGTTCAATAGGTGAGGGTGGTGGATTCTTTATGCGAAGAATGCGTGTCATCTTTTTCGGCCAGGTACATGAGCGGGTATATTTTTATGTTCAACCTGATTTTGCCAGTTCTGCCTCTACAAATTCACTTCAGTTTGGACAGATACGAGATGCTTATGTAGACGTAGGACTTAACCGTAAAAACGAATTACGAGTGAGAATTGGTCAAAGCAAAGTGCCATTTGGTTTTGAGAATATGCAATCAAGCCAGAATCGATTGCCGCTCGACCGTAATGATGCTCTGAATAGTGCCTTGTCAAATGAGCGCGACCTTGGTGTGTTTTTTTATTGGGCGCCAGAAGATAAGCGTCGCATGTTCTCGTCGCTGGTTAATGAAGGTTATAAAGGAGAAGGAGATTATGGTGTGATAGCTTTTGGCGCTTTTAATGGACAGACAGCTAACAGGCCGGAGCAGAATAATTCATTACATGTGGTAGGTAGAGTAGCATATCCTTTTAAAATTGGCGACCAAACATTGGAGCCGGCATTGCAGGCATACACCGGCAGGTATGTAGTACCCGCAGACCAACTTTCACCAGGAGTGAAAGTGGTGAAGGGAAATGAATACCGTGATGAACGTGTGGCGGCTACTTTGGTTATGTATCCAAAGCCATTTGGTTTTATGGCTGAATATAACGTAGGCCGCGGGCCGGAGTTCAACAAGGATACAGATTCGATAGAGCTACGCAACCTGTATGGCGGGTATATCACCCTAAATTATATGATCAAGGCCAACAAGCAGATCATCTTTCCTTTCTTTAGAGCGCAACATTATTCAGGGGGTAAAAAACATGAACTCGATGCACGTAGCTATGATGTAAATGAATATGAAATTGGAGTTGAATGGCAGCCGTGGAAAAACTTTGAATTTGTAGCAGAATATGTTTTTTCAGAAAGAAGATTCGAAGACTTCAGGCGACAAGAGAATTTGCAGAAAGGCAGGTTGCTGCGCTTACAGGCACAGCTGAATTTTTAA
- the ggt gene encoding gamma-glutamyltransferase, with protein sequence MRVIVAVTCSLLFIACKTAVPSIVGKGKAIDPFHYTIKKNEKYTSGAVVSAHPLGSMVGAKILKDGGNAIDAAIATQLALAVVYPGAGNIGGGGFMVARLQNGETFTLDFRETAPAKAHRNMYIDDKGVAQTSLSQRGHLAAGIPGTVAGLFESMPYATKPFKELIQPAIDLAEYGFVITAIEADKMNENQSIFKQHNTAPTVFIKEKWKAGDTLIQKELAATLRRIRDKGRDGFYKGTTADLLVAEMKRGNGIIDHADLANYQPKKREAITFNYKGHTIITMPPPSSGGILLLQMLKMVEDRPLAKYGFHSTKAVQLVTEVERRAYADRAEYMGDPDFYKVPTATLTSDAYLKKRMADYDSTKAGKSSLTKPGVIESMETTHISIVDKWNNAVSLTTTLNGTFGSKTVVGGAGFFLNNEMDDFSIKPGVPNMYGVVGGEANAIAAGKRMLSSMTPTIVLKDNKPYIILGTPGGATIPTSVFQVITNIVDFKMQPTDAVYAPRFHHQWLPDVIQVEHDFPKNIVQQLQQMGYEVKTYGIAGYASTIGRVELIMINNGKIEAVADIRADDSVAGE encoded by the coding sequence ATGAGAGTGATAGTAGCAGTAACGTGTAGTTTATTATTCATTGCATGCAAGACAGCGGTGCCATCTATTGTTGGTAAAGGCAAAGCAATAGATCCATTCCATTATACTATTAAGAAGAATGAAAAATATACAAGTGGAGCCGTGGTATCAGCGCATCCACTGGGAAGTATGGTGGGTGCAAAAATTTTAAAAGATGGTGGCAATGCCATAGATGCGGCTATCGCTACCCAACTTGCATTGGCAGTAGTTTACCCCGGTGCTGGCAATATAGGTGGTGGTGGTTTTATGGTCGCCAGGTTGCAGAACGGGGAAACATTCACCTTAGACTTCAGGGAAACAGCACCAGCCAAAGCACATCGCAATATGTATATAGATGATAAGGGTGTTGCACAAACTTCTTTATCGCAACGCGGTCATTTGGCTGCAGGTATACCCGGCACCGTAGCTGGTTTATTTGAAAGCATGCCTTATGCTACTAAACCTTTCAAAGAACTAATTCAGCCCGCTATAGACCTGGCCGAATATGGTTTTGTGATTACGGCCATAGAGGCTGACAAGATGAATGAGAACCAGTCAATTTTTAAACAGCATAATACAGCGCCCACAGTTTTCATAAAAGAGAAATGGAAAGCTGGCGACACACTCATACAAAAAGAACTGGCCGCTACACTACGCAGGATAAGAGACAAAGGCAGGGATGGATTTTACAAAGGAACTACAGCTGATCTTCTGGTTGCAGAAATGAAGCGTGGCAATGGAATTATTGATCATGCAGATCTTGCTAATTACCAGCCGAAGAAACGAGAGGCTATCACCTTCAACTACAAAGGACATACGATCATCACTATGCCACCACCAAGCAGTGGCGGCATACTACTGCTTCAAATGCTGAAGATGGTGGAAGATCGGCCATTGGCGAAGTATGGTTTCCATTCTACCAAAGCAGTACAACTGGTAACAGAAGTAGAACGCCGTGCTTATGCTGACCGTGCAGAATATATGGGGGATCCGGATTTTTACAAGGTGCCTACAGCTACGCTTACCAGTGATGCTTATCTCAAAAAACGAATGGCTGATTACGACAGCACGAAAGCAGGCAAAAGCAGCTTGACAAAACCGGGTGTGATTGAGAGTATGGAGACCACTCACATAAGTATAGTTGATAAATGGAATAATGCAGTATCGCTCACTACTACCTTGAATGGAACCTTTGGAAGCAAAACAGTGGTTGGCGGTGCCGGCTTTTTCCTGAATAATGAAATGGATGACTTTAGCATAAAACCAGGTGTGCCTAACATGTATGGTGTTGTTGGTGGCGAGGCCAATGCAATTGCTGCAGGTAAACGAATGCTTAGCTCAATGACGCCTACCATCGTATTGAAGGATAACAAGCCTTACATCATATTGGGAACGCCAGGTGGTGCTACTATACCAACCAGTGTTTTTCAGGTTATTACCAATATTGTAGATTTTAAAATGCAGCCGACTGATGCGGTTTATGCGCCGCGTTTTCATCACCAGTGGCTGCCCGATGTCATACAGGTAGAACACGATTTTCCTAAGAACATTGTACAGCAATTACAACAGATGGGTTACGAGGTAAAAACTTACGGCATTGCAGGCTATGCTTCTACCATTGGAAGAGTGGAATTGATCATGATCAACAATGGTAAGATAGAGGCGGTGGCAGATATACGAGCTGACGACTCGGTTGCAGGTGAATAG